The genomic stretch CCTGACGCTGCACTTCGAGCATCGCGGCGCGCGTCAGACGCGCGTAGATCGCCACGAAGAACGTGCCGAGCGTCGCGGCGGGCAGCAGCGCATGTTTCGCGACATCGGCGGCATACGCGAGCCCGTGCAGATTCGCGCCCACCGTCACGTCGCCGCCGCTCGGCAGCCAGCCGAGGCGCACCGAGAACAGGATGATTGCGAGAAGGCCGATCCAGAAGCCCGGCGTCGAGTAAAGCAGCAAGGCGAGCACCGACAGCACGCGGTCAGGCCACTTGCCTGCCCAGTGCGCCATGATCGCGCCGAGCGCGACGCCCGTGACGATCGCGAAAGCGAGCGCGCTGCCCATCAGGATCAGCGTGTTCGGCAGGCGCGAGAGAATCAACTGCATCACGGGCGCGTCGTAACGCGGCGAATAGCCGAGGCTGAAGTGCGCAAGATGCGACAGATACGACCCGAGCTGATGCAGGAGCGGCTGATCGAGGCCGAACTTGGCGCGCAATGCGGCGAGCGTTTCCGCCGTCGCGGAACCGGCTTCGCCCGCGAGGACGTCCGCGGCGTCGCCGGGCATCAGCTTCAGCAGGAAGAAGTTTAGGATCACGATGGCCAACGCGGTCGGCACTGCCTGCCATGCGGTGCGTCGGGCGATCGCGGCGAGGCGCGCACGTCGATTCATGACGATGCCCTCACGCGCTCAGAAAGACGTCGGCGAAATTGCCTTCGAGCCCTTGCGCCGATACCGTGTGATTGCGCACGCGCCGGTTCGCGAGCGTCACCATGCGCGGCGCGACGAGATTGAGGATCGGCAAGTCG from Caballeronia sp. LZ062 encodes the following:
- a CDS encoding ABC transporter permease, translating into MNRRARLAAIARRTAWQAVPTALAIVILNFFLLKLMPGDAADVLAGEAGSATAETLAALRAKFGLDQPLLHQLGSYLSHLAHFSLGYSPRYDAPVMQLILSRLPNTLILMGSALAFAIVTGVALGAIMAHWAGKWPDRVLSVLALLLYSTPGFWIGLLAIILFSVRLGWLPSGGDVTVGANLHGLAYAADVAKHALLPAATLGTFFVAIYARLTRAAMLEVQRQDFVRTAHAKGLHPLRVSVHHVLRNALMPLTTMVGIHFGTLLGGAAVTETVFSWPGLGRLALDAVMARDFSVLLGVLLLSSLLVMLANLVIDLLQAWLDPRIA